One genomic region from Microcystis panniformis FACHB-1757 encodes:
- the ctpC gene encoding carboxyl-terminal processing protease CtpC, protein MVINKRGLVLGATAVVLSTVAVTGAGFRLSQSQAFFQESPKETVDEVWQIINRTYLDGTFNQSDWNAIRNQYLNRSYKNQEEAYTAIREMLKTLNDPYTRFMDPKEFNNMKIDTSGELTGVGIQLTKDEKTKQLVVVSPIEDTPASKAGVLPKDVIIAIDGKSTEGMELEQAVSMIRGKVGTSVKITIQRGEEKKELTLTRAKIEIHPVRAHTENTPIGKIGYIRLNQFSAQASGDMSQAIRELEAEEVKGYILDLRSNPGGLLYASIEIARMWIPDGLIVSTVDRKGVTERQRANNQALTNKPLVVLVDGGSASASEILSGALQDHNRAVIVGTKTFGKGLVQSVRNLSDGSGLAVTIAKYLTPKGRDINKDGIHPDVESELSEEDRKNLQQERDRVGTFQDPQFKKGFEILEKEITEGKKTPTNTAKQ, encoded by the coding sequence ATGGTTATCAACAAACGCGGACTTGTTCTCGGTGCTACAGCAGTGGTCCTGTCTACCGTCGCCGTCACGGGGGCGGGATTCCGTCTCTCCCAAAGTCAAGCTTTTTTTCAGGAAAGTCCCAAGGAAACCGTTGATGAGGTTTGGCAGATCATCAACCGCACTTATTTAGATGGCACTTTTAATCAATCGGACTGGAACGCCATCCGCAATCAGTATTTAAATCGTTCCTACAAAAATCAAGAGGAAGCATACACCGCTATCCGCGAGATGTTGAAAACTCTCAATGATCCCTATACCCGTTTTATGGATCCCAAAGAGTTTAACAATATGAAGATCGATACATCGGGAGAATTGACCGGGGTAGGGATTCAACTGACCAAAGATGAGAAAACTAAGCAGTTAGTCGTGGTTTCACCCATTGAAGACACTCCCGCTTCTAAAGCTGGTGTGCTGCCTAAAGATGTGATTATCGCTATCGATGGTAAATCTACCGAAGGTATGGAACTGGAGCAAGCGGTGAGCATGATCCGCGGCAAAGTGGGGACAAGCGTTAAGATCACGATTCAACGGGGTGAGGAGAAGAAAGAATTGACTCTTACCCGGGCCAAAATTGAAATTCACCCGGTGCGCGCCCACACGGAAAACACCCCGATCGGTAAAATCGGTTATATCCGTCTTAATCAATTTAGCGCCCAAGCTAGTGGCGATATGAGTCAAGCGATTCGCGAATTGGAAGCTGAAGAGGTGAAGGGTTATATTCTCGATCTGCGTTCTAACCCCGGCGGTTTACTCTACGCCAGCATCGAAATCGCTCGGATGTGGATACCCGATGGTTTAATTGTCTCTACGGTCGATCGCAAAGGGGTGACGGAACGTCAACGGGCCAACAATCAAGCTTTGACTAATAAACCGCTGGTTGTTCTCGTCGATGGTGGTTCCGCCAGTGCCAGTGAAATTCTCTCCGGAGCTTTACAGGATCATAATCGGGCGGTTATTGTCGGTACGAAAACCTTTGGTAAGGGATTAGTGCAATCGGTACGCAATCTCAGTGACGGTTCGGGATTAGCGGTGACAATTGCCAAGTATCTTACCCCCAAAGGACGCGACATCAATAAAGATGGTATTCATCCGGATGTGGAGTCGGAACTGAGCGAGGAAGATCGCAAAAATCTTCAACAGGAACGGGATCGTGTGGGAACCTTCCAGGATCCTCAATTCAAGAAGGGTTTTGAAATCTTGGAAAAAGAAATCACTGAAGGCAAGAAAACGCCCACCAATACCGCTAAACAATAG
- a CDS encoding AI-2E family transporter, with protein sequence MTFGSSLGLVLLVFCLLILWQIRQILLLLLMAILLAQILNLAVTWWQRHHLKRSHALIITLFSFFIGIIGIFVGIIPALVKQFRQLFSLLPQAIERLWGQVHRLEDYLDPSLASVFPDFKTLLAQLQPLINQIAGRGLSIFYGTFGIILSLLLIIALSLMILADPAAYHRCFLRLFPAFYRPRVRSILEQCDRDLKAWLKGIFCHMLIMTLGSCLGLSLIGIPLAFSQSILAGFLTFIPNLGPVLSTILPFSIALLEAPWQPWAVLLLYSSIYLFIQYFDHHSPLPILTVRSLKLLPAFTLLAQLFFASIFGFLGLFLAVPLTLIARIWLKEALIEDILNHWRTGNKKS encoded by the coding sequence ACAGATTCTCTTATTATTATTGATGGCGATTCTTCTGGCGCAGATTTTAAATTTAGCCGTGACTTGGTGGCAGCGTCATCACCTCAAGCGTTCCCACGCCCTAATTATCACTCTTTTTAGCTTCTTTATTGGTATTATCGGTATTTTTGTGGGAATTATACCCGCTTTAGTCAAACAATTTCGCCAATTATTTAGTTTACTTCCCCAAGCTATAGAAAGACTCTGGGGACAAGTGCATCGTCTTGAGGATTATCTCGATCCTAGTTTGGCCAGTGTCTTTCCAGACTTTAAAACCCTGCTGGCTCAATTACAACCCCTGATTAACCAAATTGCCGGCCGGGGTTTGAGCATTTTTTACGGTACTTTCGGCATTATCCTCAGCTTACTGCTAATTATTGCCCTGAGCTTGATGATTCTCGCCGATCCTGCCGCTTACCACCGTTGTTTTCTGCGTTTATTTCCCGCTTTCTACCGTCCTAGAGTACGATCGATCCTAGAACAGTGCGATCGAGATTTAAAAGCTTGGCTGAAAGGGATTTTCTGTCATATGTTGATTATGACCTTGGGCAGTTGCTTGGGTCTATCCCTGATTGGCATTCCCCTCGCTTTTTCCCAATCTATTCTGGCAGGATTTCTCACCTTTATCCCCAACCTCGGGCCGGTTCTAAGCACGATTTTACCCTTTTCTATCGCCCTTCTGGAAGCTCCCTGGCAACCCTGGGCGGTTTTACTACTCTACAGCAGTATTTATCTGTTCATTCAATATTTCGACCATCATTCACCGCTGCCCATTTTAACAGTGCGGTCGCTCAAGCTCTTACCCGCTTTTACCCTGTTGGCCCAGTTGTTTTTTGCCTCGATTTTTGGCTTTTTAGGGCTATTTCTGGCGGTCCCCCTGACGCTTATCGCTCGCATTTGGCTCAAGGAAGCTTTGATCGAGGATATTCTCAATCATTGGCGGACTGGGAATAAAAAATCTTAA